One region of Baekduia soli genomic DNA includes:
- a CDS encoding SDR family NAD(P)-dependent oxidoreductase produces MLEDKVCVVTGSGGGIGRATAVEMGRQGAKVVVTDVNDEFGAETVDLVRETGAEATYVRCDVRSEDEIRALVDTAVTTFGGLDVLHNNAGVHETDFATYPTVDTLPLDVWTKVYEINLRGVWLATKHAAPHLRASYRGPAIVNAASIGGLVGYPMAAAYCSTKGAVLQLTRATAIDLAPVRCNAYCPGSIDTPMVQKYVDAADDKDAIMRALTGSHLIPRLGQPVEVGRLVCFLASDDASFITGSAFTIDGGSLAWRGANG; encoded by the coding sequence GTGCTCGAGGACAAGGTGTGTGTGGTCACGGGGTCCGGCGGAGGCATCGGCCGGGCCACCGCCGTGGAGATGGGACGCCAGGGGGCGAAGGTCGTCGTCACCGACGTCAATGACGAGTTCGGCGCCGAGACGGTCGACCTCGTGCGCGAGACCGGCGCCGAGGCCACCTACGTGCGCTGCGACGTCCGCAGCGAGGACGAGATCCGCGCGCTCGTCGACACGGCCGTGACGACGTTCGGCGGTCTCGACGTCCTGCACAACAACGCCGGCGTGCACGAGACGGACTTCGCCACGTACCCGACGGTCGACACGCTCCCGCTCGACGTGTGGACCAAGGTGTATGAGATCAACCTGCGCGGCGTATGGCTGGCGACGAAGCACGCCGCACCGCACCTGCGCGCGTCGTATCGCGGACCGGCGATCGTCAACGCCGCGTCGATCGGCGGGCTCGTCGGCTACCCGATGGCCGCCGCGTACTGCTCCACCAAGGGCGCCGTGCTCCAGCTGACCAGGGCCACGGCCATCGACCTGGCCCCCGTGCGCTGCAACGCCTACTGCCCGGGCTCGATCGACACGCCGATGGTCCAGAAGTACGTCGACGCCGCCGACGACAAGGATGCGATCATGCGGGCCTTGACCGGCTCCCACCTCATCCCCCGCCTCGGCCAGCCGGTCGAGGTCGGCCGGCTCGTCTGCTTCCTGGCGTCCGACGACGCCTCGTTCATCACCGGGTCGGCCTTCACGATCGACGGCGGCTCGCTGGCCTGGCGCGGTGCCAATGGCTGA
- a CDS encoding EthD domain-containing protein, which produces MTSSTDAYDPVPDGFTLPEFASEEDLTAAMTSPEMAASGADAADFTRHFGLFTVEARPVV; this is translated from the coding sequence GTGACGTCCTCCACCGACGCCTACGACCCGGTGCCCGACGGCTTCACGCTCCCGGAGTTCGCCTCCGAGGAGGACCTCACCGCGGCGATGACCAGCCCCGAGATGGCCGCCTCGGGGGCCGACGCCGCGGACTTCACGCGCCACTTCGGGCTCTTCACCGTCGAGGCCCGCCCGGTCGTCTGA
- a CDS encoding sugar ABC transporter ATP-binding protein — MSEESVAGPRPLGGLSIQGLSKTFPGTRALDDVSVEGRRGEVLALLGHNGSGKSTLIKILAGFHQPDPGAHAWVDGQPLDLGDSEAATAMGLRFVHQDLGLIPELNAVDNVALTIGYSRRRGRIDQGQQIARTRELLQKFGVDFDVTLPLANASPVERTCVAIARAMWDWDSGPRILVLDEPTASLPSREVSRLFAVIREVRAAGHAVVYVSHRMEEIFELGDEVVVLRAGRVVGAGPVAAHTPEQLATLIAGHELQAHGHTVTERSDDVVLSVKALRGRYLDGVDVELRRGEVLGVAGLLGSGRDELPYALAGAVPTTDDGGWWIEGRQIDPPTAATAVGLGIGLVPAERGREGLIAEFTVRENLTLGALPALRSKRGGFIWGRSELRAAQEWLAELGVPTAVADRPVSTLSGGNQQRVLFGRCLHTDPKVLVLAEPTAGVDVGARESLYELLRARAREGLSILLASSDTEDLVSMCDRVIVLRRGRVADEMQGAEIDPERIVSVMESVR, encoded by the coding sequence ATGTCAGAGGAGTCGGTTGCCGGCCCCCGCCCGCTGGGCGGACTCAGCATCCAGGGCCTGTCGAAGACCTTCCCGGGGACCCGGGCGCTCGACGACGTCTCGGTCGAGGGGCGCCGCGGGGAGGTGCTCGCGCTGCTCGGCCACAACGGCTCCGGCAAGTCGACGCTGATCAAGATCCTGGCGGGCTTCCACCAGCCCGACCCCGGGGCCCATGCCTGGGTCGATGGGCAGCCGCTGGACCTCGGCGACTCCGAGGCCGCCACGGCGATGGGCCTGCGCTTCGTCCATCAGGACCTCGGATTGATCCCCGAGCTCAACGCGGTCGACAACGTTGCGCTGACGATCGGCTACTCGCGCCGGCGTGGACGGATCGACCAGGGTCAGCAGATCGCGCGCACGCGGGAGCTGCTGCAGAAGTTCGGTGTCGACTTCGACGTCACCCTGCCGCTGGCCAACGCCTCGCCGGTCGAGCGCACCTGTGTCGCGATCGCACGTGCCATGTGGGACTGGGACAGCGGGCCCCGCATCCTCGTCCTCGACGAGCCGACGGCGTCGCTGCCCTCCCGGGAGGTCTCGCGGCTCTTCGCCGTCATCCGCGAGGTCCGCGCGGCGGGCCATGCGGTGGTCTACGTCTCGCACCGCATGGAGGAGATCTTCGAGCTCGGCGACGAGGTGGTGGTCCTGCGGGCCGGCCGAGTCGTCGGCGCGGGACCGGTCGCCGCCCACACGCCCGAGCAGCTGGCGACGCTCATCGCCGGTCACGAGCTGCAGGCGCACGGCCACACGGTCACCGAGCGCAGCGATGACGTCGTGCTCTCCGTCAAGGCCCTGCGCGGCCGGTACCTCGACGGCGTCGACGTCGAGCTGCGCCGCGGCGAGGTGCTCGGCGTGGCCGGCCTGCTGGGCTCGGGCCGCGACGAGCTGCCCTACGCGCTCGCAGGCGCCGTCCCCACGACCGACGACGGTGGCTGGTGGATCGAGGGTCGCCAGATCGACCCGCCGACCGCCGCGACGGCGGTCGGCCTCGGCATCGGCCTCGTCCCGGCCGAGCGTGGCCGGGAGGGCCTCATCGCCGAGTTCACCGTCCGCGAGAACCTGACGCTCGGGGCGCTGCCAGCGCTGCGGTCCAAGCGCGGCGGGTTCATCTGGGGCCGGTCCGAGCTGCGCGCCGCCCAGGAGTGGCTGGCCGAGCTCGGCGTCCCCACCGCTGTCGCCGACCGGCCGGTCTCGACCTTGAGCGGCGGCAATCAGCAGCGCGTGCTGTTCGGTCGCTGCCTGCACACCGACCCCAAGGTCCTCGTGCTGGCCGAGCCAACCGCCGGCGTCGACGTCGGGGCCCGCGAATCGCTCTATGAACTGCTGCGGGCCCGCGCCCGCGAGGGGCTGAGCATCCTGCTCGCCTCGTCCGACACGGAGGACCTCGTGAGCATGTGTGACCGCGTGATCGTGCTGCGCCGCGGACGGGTGGCCGACGAGATGCAGGGGGCCGAGATCGATCCCGAGCGCATCGTGTCCGTCATGGAGAGCGTGCGATGA
- a CDS encoding phytoene desaturase family protein, protein MKYDVIVVGAGTAGLVSACILAKEGKKVALVEKHPYLGGRAMEHRFRGHQIGLSSHLVEDPGDSLTRACGLVGVPLEHSRRSDSMPFWDKDRWMPIQEFYGGAAKQGLKRCIEALKETSFEQLDALDHLSLREWMSRHTSDEGVYQVWEAISVLEQITLEPWEHSASENLFIRKLHYERKRTAGYSFWPMGGWDALWHRMADAFAALGGVLIQPAAVERVLVTDRIVGGVELRNPDDPDAPGEVLEAAEVVVNAPVWDLVALFDDGVLPWDLQERITTLAHNRNKACWFGYWIAAEEPVIAMSELEMASFFSTPRAGLPGYTLNFTGYDPSVSPPGEYLTCVGAAFDATRHYGDRAYYDRMFHDLWLDIEEMLPAARGALWKKPHLVSTYGVICKPGQVGAARPDAIVRGIDGLYLTGDTTRARGIGIDKAARSGITTAETVLGRRLPFFADTVRY, encoded by the coding sequence ATGAAGTACGACGTGATCGTGGTCGGTGCGGGCACCGCCGGCCTGGTGTCGGCCTGCATCCTGGCCAAGGAGGGCAAGAAGGTCGCGCTCGTCGAGAAGCACCCGTACCTCGGGGGCCGGGCGATGGAGCATCGGTTCCGCGGCCACCAGATCGGGCTGAGCTCGCATCTCGTCGAGGACCCCGGCGACTCGCTCACGCGCGCGTGCGGCCTCGTCGGCGTGCCGCTCGAGCACTCCCGGCGCTCGGACTCCATGCCGTTCTGGGACAAGGACCGGTGGATGCCGATCCAGGAGTTCTACGGCGGCGCTGCCAAGCAGGGCCTCAAGCGCTGCATCGAGGCGCTGAAGGAGACCTCGTTCGAGCAGCTCGACGCGCTCGACCACCTCTCCCTGCGCGAGTGGATGTCTCGCCACACCTCCGACGAGGGCGTCTACCAGGTGTGGGAGGCGATCTCGGTCCTCGAGCAGATCACGCTCGAGCCGTGGGAGCACTCGGCCTCGGAGAACCTCTTCATCCGCAAGCTGCACTACGAGCGCAAGCGCACCGCCGGGTACTCCTTCTGGCCCATGGGCGGCTGGGACGCCCTCTGGCACCGCATGGCCGACGCGTTCGCAGCGCTCGGCGGGGTGCTCATCCAGCCCGCGGCCGTGGAGCGCGTGCTGGTGACCGACCGTATCGTCGGTGGCGTCGAGCTGCGCAACCCCGACGACCCCGACGCGCCGGGTGAGGTGCTCGAGGCCGCCGAGGTGGTCGTCAACGCGCCGGTGTGGGACCTCGTCGCGCTCTTCGACGACGGCGTCCTGCCCTGGGACCTGCAGGAGCGCATCACGACGCTGGCCCACAACCGCAACAAGGCCTGCTGGTTCGGCTACTGGATCGCCGCCGAGGAGCCGGTCATCGCGATGAGCGAGCTCGAGATGGCCTCGTTCTTCTCGACGCCTCGCGCCGGCCTGCCGGGCTACACGCTGAACTTCACCGGCTACGACCCGTCCGTCTCGCCGCCCGGCGAGTACCTGACGTGCGTGGGAGCGGCGTTCGACGCCACGCGCCACTACGGCGACCGCGCCTACTACGACCGCATGTTCCACGACCTCTGGCTCGACATCGAGGAGATGCTGCCCGCGGCCAGGGGCGCGCTGTGGAAGAAGCCGCACCTCGTCTCGACCTACGGCGTGATCTGCAAGCCCGGGCAGGTCGGCGCCGCGCGTCCGGACGCGATCGTCCGCGGGATCGACGGCCTCTACCTGACCGGCGACACCACGCGCGCCCGCGGCATCGGCATCGACAAGGCCGCGCGGTCGGGGATCACGACCGCCGAGACGGTGCTCGGCCGGCGCCTGCCGTTCTTCGCCGACACGGTGCGGTACTAG
- a CDS encoding phosphotransferase family protein, translating to MIAEDDVVRRWADVAPGARAPLVVLEPLRRFLDARGLGEGGITLRPVGDGHSNVTYLVARGELRLVLRRPPRPPLPPSAHDVLREARVMRALAGTEVPVPRVLATCEDPSVLGAPFVVMEHVAGPVVTTDMPATMDDAAARHAAGEALVDALAALGRVDWRAVGLEGLGRPDGYLERQLSRFSGLWERNRTRPLALVDDVARWLRDRCPVGGPATIVHGDFRLGNVILAPGPPLRIAAVLDWELSTIGDPLADLGYLLALWMEPGDPTLGAFEQGGLTRRPGFATRAQLAVRYEEQTGTPAAGIAFYEVLALWKLAVLMEGNVRRAQAGATDDAYLAAFAPGVVLLAEHAARRAGL from the coding sequence GTGATCGCCGAGGACGACGTCGTCCGCCGCTGGGCGGACGTCGCGCCGGGTGCCCGCGCGCCGCTCGTGGTGCTCGAGCCGCTGCGGCGGTTCCTCGACGCGCGGGGACTGGGCGAGGGGGGGATCACGCTGCGCCCGGTCGGCGACGGGCACTCCAACGTCACCTACCTGGTGGCGCGCGGCGAGCTGCGGCTCGTCCTGCGCCGCCCACCGCGCCCGCCGCTCCCTCCCAGCGCGCACGACGTCCTGCGCGAGGCGCGCGTGATGCGGGCGCTGGCCGGCACGGAGGTGCCGGTGCCGCGCGTGCTGGCCACCTGCGAGGACCCGTCGGTGCTCGGCGCCCCGTTCGTGGTGATGGAGCACGTCGCAGGTCCGGTGGTCACCACCGACATGCCCGCGACGATGGACGACGCCGCCGCGCGACACGCCGCCGGCGAGGCCCTCGTCGACGCGCTCGCGGCGCTGGGCCGTGTCGACTGGCGCGCCGTGGGGCTGGAGGGCCTGGGGCGTCCCGACGGCTATCTCGAGCGCCAGCTCAGCCGCTTCTCCGGCCTCTGGGAGCGCAACCGCACGCGCCCGCTCGCGCTGGTCGACGACGTCGCCCGCTGGCTGCGTGACCGCTGCCCTGTCGGCGGCCCCGCGACGATCGTGCACGGCGACTTCCGCCTGGGCAACGTCATCCTCGCCCCCGGCCCGCCACTGCGCATCGCCGCCGTGCTCGACTGGGAGCTGTCGACGATCGGCGATCCGCTGGCCGACCTCGGCTACCTGCTCGCGTTGTGGATGGAGCCGGGCGACCCGACGCTCGGCGCGTTCGAGCAGGGCGGCCTGACGCGGCGCCCCGGGTTCGCCACCCGCGCGCAGCTCGCGGTGCGCTACGAGGAGCAGACGGGCACGCCCGCGGCCGGCATCGCCTTCTACGAGGTGCTCGCGCTCTGGAAGCTCGCGGTGCTCATGGAGGGGAACGTCCGCCGCGCGCAGGCGGGCGCCACCGAC
- a CDS encoding glucose 1-dehydrogenase, whose translation MDGRRLEGRVALVTGAAQGIGRALVQRLGDEGAAIVVNDLREDACAATAAELQAAGIRAVGAHGDVTSSEDADRVVATATEAFGGLDILVNNAGITRDVPLQRMSDAEWRAVHEVVLWGTFCMTRACAAALRGSRDAPPAHHRKVVNMSSIVGVYGAPGTTNYSAAKAGVIGLTRALAREWGRSRVNVNAVAPGLVSGTGLVDEKPPELVQRVIDQLPFGRPASPQDIAAAVAFLASPDSDLITGQVLEVTGGLEIPA comes from the coding sequence ATGGACGGCCGCCGCCTGGAGGGCCGCGTCGCCCTGGTCACCGGCGCCGCGCAGGGCATCGGGCGCGCGCTGGTGCAGCGCCTGGGCGACGAGGGTGCGGCGATCGTCGTCAACGACCTGCGCGAGGACGCCTGCGCGGCGACGGCGGCGGAGCTGCAGGCCGCGGGGATCCGCGCGGTCGGCGCCCACGGCGACGTGACCAGCAGCGAGGACGCCGACCGCGTCGTGGCCACGGCAACCGAGGCCTTCGGCGGCCTGGACATCCTGGTCAACAACGCCGGCATCACCCGCGACGTGCCGCTGCAGCGCATGAGCGACGCCGAGTGGCGCGCCGTCCACGAGGTCGTGCTCTGGGGCACGTTCTGCATGACGCGCGCCTGCGCCGCGGCGTTGCGCGGCTCCCGCGACGCGCCGCCCGCCCACCACCGCAAGGTGGTCAACATGAGCTCGATCGTCGGGGTCTACGGCGCCCCGGGCACCACGAACTACTCCGCCGCCAAGGCCGGCGTCATCGGGCTGACGCGCGCGCTCGCGCGCGAGTGGGGCCGTAGCCGAGTCAACGTCAACGCCGTCGCGCCGGGCCTGGTCTCCGGCACGGGGCTGGTGGACGAGAAGCCGCCCGAGCTCGTGCAGCGCGTCATCGACCAGCTCCCGTTCGGGCGTCCGGCGAGCCCGCAGGACATCGCCGCCGCGGTGGCCTTCCTGGCCTCCCCCGACAGCGACCTCATCACGGGTCAGGTGCTCGAGGTCACCGGGGGGCTGGAGATCCCGGCCTGA
- a CDS encoding LLM class flavin-dependent oxidoreductase codes for MADGEAGPQRLSVRIGVGTSPFASDGLADGSFWALIESLERTGYDSIWLSDTAHLGGVAPLPVLAAVAARTQRLKLGTNVLVLPPRNPVLLARELATVDALSGGRMLPAGGLGIDIPAELEAMGVLKEERTARLEESIGIIKALWTGEPVTMRGRFWSLTDATLSPTPRRSKLEFWLGGTAPAALRRIGRIADGWLASFIGPEEFGAKVDLIRATAAEHDRSIDEDHYGTTVFSAPAEGQICAQAAALLDRREGLARTDHVAVGVDATRELLQRFIAQGATKFVLIPLADDPVAWLEELWPEVVAPLEAEGVVRPGSPAPR; via the coding sequence ATGGCTGACGGCGAGGCCGGGCCCCAGCGGCTCAGTGTCCGCATCGGCGTCGGGACCAGCCCGTTCGCGTCCGACGGGCTGGCCGACGGCTCGTTCTGGGCGCTCATCGAGAGCCTGGAGCGCACGGGCTATGACTCCATCTGGCTCAGCGACACCGCCCACCTGGGCGGCGTCGCGCCGCTGCCGGTGCTCGCCGCGGTCGCCGCGCGCACCCAGCGACTCAAGCTGGGGACCAACGTCCTCGTCCTGCCGCCGCGCAACCCGGTGCTGCTGGCCCGCGAGCTGGCCACCGTCGACGCCCTGTCGGGCGGCCGCATGCTGCCGGCCGGCGGCCTGGGCATCGACATCCCGGCCGAGCTCGAGGCCATGGGCGTGCTCAAGGAGGAGCGCACCGCCCGCCTGGAGGAGTCCATCGGGATCATCAAGGCGCTGTGGACCGGCGAGCCGGTCACGATGCGCGGGCGCTTCTGGTCGCTGACCGACGCCACGCTGTCCCCCACGCCCCGGCGCTCCAAGCTCGAGTTCTGGCTCGGCGGCACCGCCCCGGCGGCACTGCGGCGCATCGGGCGCATCGCCGACGGCTGGCTCGCGTCGTTCATCGGCCCCGAGGAGTTCGGCGCCAAGGTCGACCTCATCCGCGCCACGGCGGCCGAGCACGACCGCTCCATCGACGAGGACCACTACGGCACGACGGTGTTCAGCGCGCCGGCGGAGGGGCAGATCTGCGCGCAGGCCGCCGCGCTGCTGGACCGCCGGGAGGGCCTGGCGCGCACCGACCACGTGGCGGTCGGCGTGGACGCCACGCGCGAGCTGCTGCAGCGCTTCATCGCGCAGGGCGCGACGAAGTTCGTGCTCATCCCGCTGGCCGACGACCCCGTGGCCTGGCTGGAGGAGCTGTGGCCGGAGGTCGTCGCGCCGCTGGAGGCCGAGGGCGTGGTCAGGCCGGGATCTCCAGCCCCCCGGTGA
- a CDS encoding ABC transporter permease: MSEVATSSAHGGPGAAGDEPRLSTVGNLVRLSRVDRFGAVYVLVAIVVLFSALAPDTFPTWDTAKSILNENATIAIIALALVVPLSTGVFDLSIGNVVALITVTVAWLVVEKHVGIGLALVIAVAMGVCVGAINALIVVGVGIDSFIATLGSGAVLQAVNLLISNEETVTSPHLNTELGKIATANVAGIQVPVLVAIAVALVLWWLLEHTVTGRRLYATGFNPEAARLAGVRTKRLRSMGLLVSAFVAGIAGIMVVARVGAGSPDVGPSYLLDAFAAAFLGATQIRNGRFNAWGTIIAVLVLGAGTNGLTQIGAAAWTLQMYTGVVLLAALALTRIERTQIRAGKATPHGGLTAGATDVPGEGGSGDGDTAVPAR, from the coding sequence ATGAGCGAGGTGGCAACCTCCTCGGCCCACGGCGGCCCCGGCGCGGCCGGCGACGAGCCGCGGCTCTCGACCGTCGGCAACCTCGTGCGCCTGTCGCGCGTCGACCGCTTCGGCGCGGTGTACGTCCTCGTGGCGATCGTCGTCCTGTTCAGCGCGCTGGCGCCGGACACGTTCCCGACCTGGGACACGGCGAAGTCCATCCTGAACGAGAACGCGACGATCGCGATCATCGCGCTGGCGCTCGTCGTCCCGCTGTCGACGGGGGTCTTCGACCTGTCGATCGGCAACGTCGTCGCGCTCATCACGGTGACGGTGGCCTGGCTGGTGGTCGAGAAGCACGTCGGCATCGGACTCGCGCTCGTCATCGCCGTGGCGATGGGCGTGTGCGTCGGCGCGATCAACGCGCTCATCGTCGTTGGCGTGGGCATCGACTCTTTCATCGCCACGCTGGGCAGCGGCGCGGTCCTCCAGGCCGTCAACCTGCTCATCAGCAACGAGGAGACGGTCACCAGCCCGCACCTCAACACAGAGCTGGGCAAGATCGCGACGGCCAACGTCGCCGGGATCCAGGTTCCGGTGCTCGTGGCGATCGCGGTCGCGCTGGTCCTGTGGTGGCTGCTGGAGCACACGGTGACCGGGCGCCGCCTCTACGCGACCGGCTTCAATCCGGAGGCTGCGCGCCTGGCCGGCGTGCGCACCAAGCGCCTGCGCAGTATGGGCCTGCTGGTGTCCGCCTTCGTCGCCGGCATCGCCGGGATCATGGTCGTGGCGCGCGTCGGCGCCGGCTCGCCCGACGTCGGGCCCTCATACCTGCTGGACGCCTTCGCCGCCGCGTTCCTGGGGGCGACGCAGATCCGCAACGGGCGCTTCAACGCCTGGGGCACGATCATCGCGGTGCTCGTCCTCGGGGCCGGCACCAACGGACTCACGCAGATCGGCGCCGCGGCCTGGACGCTGCAGATGTACACGGGCGTCGTGCTGCTCGCCGCACTTGCGCTCACCAGGATCGAGCGCACGCAGATCCGCGCCGGCAAGGCGACACCGCACGGTGGCCTGACGGCGGGCGCGACGGACGTGCCCGGCGAGGGCGGCTCCGGCGATGGGGATACCGCGGTGCCGGCCCGCTGA
- a CDS encoding sugar ABC transporter substrate-binding protein produces MPAPATFTKAAASKLGWSVKVINGGLTPEQNKNAMDQAVKDSPDAVVFEGLDSSVFQSEIKTLKDKKIPTIGWQTTDTPSLPDFYVIPGPSHYDLLTQAAAAAAMVAGKGKPVIGHIAVPTFPIYKNTIDPAFDKAVAGYCPDCKVKTFDMPVTSLGKDSATRIVNFLRSNRDINVLVHDQDATALGLAPALKGASITGISNVGIYPTAANLPNLADGSETALLPDPFAEMGYLVVDSLARVFTGGDPATSVALTAPVVLWTKDNAPQPVNNALPAAQPGFEQKFLTAWGVS; encoded by the coding sequence ATGCCTGCCCCCGCGACGTTCACCAAGGCCGCGGCGTCCAAGCTCGGCTGGAGCGTCAAGGTCATCAACGGCGGGCTGACCCCCGAGCAGAACAAGAACGCGATGGACCAGGCCGTCAAGGACAGCCCGGACGCCGTTGTCTTCGAGGGCCTGGACTCGTCGGTCTTCCAGTCCGAGATCAAGACGCTCAAGGACAAGAAGATCCCGACGATCGGCTGGCAGACCACCGACACGCCGAGCCTGCCGGACTTCTACGTGATCCCCGGCCCGTCGCACTACGACCTGCTGACGCAGGCCGCAGCCGCCGCGGCGATGGTCGCCGGCAAGGGCAAGCCGGTCATCGGCCACATCGCCGTGCCGACGTTCCCGATCTACAAGAACACGATCGACCCGGCGTTCGACAAGGCCGTCGCGGGCTACTGCCCCGACTGCAAGGTCAAGACCTTCGACATGCCGGTCACCTCGCTGGGCAAGGACTCCGCGACGCGGATCGTCAACTTCCTGCGGTCCAACCGGGACATCAACGTCTTGGTCCACGACCAGGACGCGACCGCCCTCGGCCTGGCGCCCGCGCTGAAGGGCGCGAGCATCACGGGCATCTCCAACGTGGGTATCTACCCGACGGCGGCCAACCTGCCGAACCTGGCCGACGGTTCCGAGACGGCGCTGCTGCCCGATCCCTTCGCGGAGATGGGCTACCTCGTCGTCGACAGCCTGGCGCGGGTGTTCACCGGCGGCGACCCGGCGACGTCGGTCGCGTTGACGGCCCCTGTCGTCCTGTGGACGAAGGACAACGCGCCGCAGCCGGTCAACAACGCGCTGCCCGCCGCCCAGCCGGGCTTCGAGCAGAAGTTCCTCACGGCCTGGGGCGTGAGCTGA